Proteins from a single region of Macaca thibetana thibetana isolate TM-01 chromosome 4, ASM2454274v1, whole genome shotgun sequence:
- the LOC126953274 gene encoding 60S ribosomal protein L7-like: MDGAEEEKKVPAVPETLKKKRRNFAELKIKRLRKKFAQKMLRKARRKLIYEKAKHYHKEYRQMYRTETRMARMARKAGNFYVPAEPKLAFVISIRGINGVSPKVRKVLQLLRLRQIFNGTFVKLNKASVNMLRIVEPYIAWGYPNLKSVNELIYKCGYGKINKKQIALTDNALIARSLGKYGIICMEDLIHEIYTVGKRFKEANNFLWPFKLSSPRGGMKKKTTHFVEGGDAGNKEDQINRLIRRMN, translated from the coding sequence ATGGATGGTgcggaagaggagaagaaggttCCTGCTGTGCCAGAAACCCTTAAGAAAAAGCGAAGGAATTTCGCAGAGCTGAAGATCAAGCGCCTGAGAAAGAAGTTTGCCCAAAAGATGCTTcgaaaggcaaggaggaagctTATCTATGAGAAAGCGAAGCACTATCACAAGGAATATAGGCAGATGTACAGAACTGAAACTCGAATGGCGAGGATGGCAAGAAAAGCTGGCAACTTCTATGTACCTGCTGAACCCAAATTGGCATTTGTCATCAGCATCAGAGGTATCAATGGTGTGAGCCCAAAGGTCCGAAAGGTATTGCAGCTTCTGCGTCTTCGTCAAATCTTCAATGGAACCTTTGTGAAGCTCAACAAGGCTTCAGTTAACATGCTGAGGATTGTAGAGCCATATATTGCATGGGGGTACCCCAATCTGAAGTCAGTAAATGAGCTAATCTACAAGTGTGGTTATGGCAAAATCAATAAGAAGCAAATTGCTTTGACAGATAATGCTTTGATTGCTCGATCTCTTGGTAAATATGGCATCATCTGCATGGAGGATCTGATTCATGAGATCTATACTGTTGGAAAACGCTTCAAAGAGGCAAATAACTTCCTGTGGCCTTTCAAATTATCTTCTCCACGAggtggaatgaagaaaaagaccacCCATTTTGTAGAAGGTGGAGATGCTGGCAACAAGGAGGACCAGATCAACAGGCTTATTAGAAGAATGAACTAA